One Tomitella gaofuii DNA segment encodes these proteins:
- a CDS encoding NUDIX hydrolase, with amino-acid sequence MPRRITVSAVVIRNDSGEVLTVRKRGTDQLMFPGGKPEPGESPQQAAVREAAEELGVDLHENALRPIDTFTAPAANEPGCTVVATVFEHPWVEASSPRAEIDRIEWIDPRERSRRIAPLLRDAVFPALLLAADGPR; translated from the coding sequence ATGCCACGGCGGATCACTGTCAGTGCGGTCGTCATCAGAAACGACTCCGGCGAGGTGCTCACCGTGCGCAAACGCGGCACGGACCAGTTGATGTTCCCCGGCGGAAAGCCTGAACCAGGCGAGTCGCCGCAACAGGCTGCTGTGCGCGAGGCCGCGGAAGAGCTCGGGGTCGACCTCCACGAGAACGCGTTGCGGCCGATCGACACGTTCACAGCTCCGGCGGCCAACGAGCCCGGATGCACAGTCGTCGCCACCGTGTTCGAACACCCCTGGGTGGAGGCCTCCTCCCCACGGGCGGAGATCGACCGGATCGAGTGGATCGACCCGCGGGAACGGAGCCGGCGGATCGCCCCGCTCCTTCGCGACGCAGTGTTTCCCGCTCTGCTCCTTGCGGCCGATGGGCCTCGGTAG
- a CDS encoding VOC family protein: MKVERIAPILTVDDVDTAIAEHASVLGMRVVMNMGWIAFLADDDGRQIGLMTTEATAPVNPDVSVFVDDVEAAHAAAVASGLEIVHPLSTEPWGVRRFFYRDTSGRVVNVGTHV; the protein is encoded by the coding sequence ATGAAGGTCGAACGGATCGCGCCCATCCTCACCGTCGACGACGTCGATACCGCGATAGCCGAGCACGCATCCGTCCTCGGGATGCGGGTGGTGATGAACATGGGGTGGATCGCGTTCCTCGCCGACGACGACGGCAGGCAGATCGGTCTGATGACCACCGAAGCGACCGCACCCGTCAACCCCGATGTCTCCGTCTTCGTCGACGACGTCGAGGCGGCCCATGCCGCCGCCGTGGCCTCGGGGCTGGAGATCGTCCACCCCTTGTCCACGGAACCGTGGGGCGTGCGCCGGTTCTTCTACCGCGACACGTCGGGACGCGTCGTCAACGTCGGGACCCACGTCTGA
- a CDS encoding nucleoside deaminase, with protein sequence MTDVDADDLRHLRRCVQLAAEAVDAGDEPFGSVLVGADGVVLAEDRNRVSGGDATQHPEFALARWAARNLPAERRATATVYTSGEHCPMCAAAHAWVGLGRIVFATSTGQLGGWLAELGVPAPPVAPLPIAQVAPGIDTVGPVEELAGEIRDLHARARGSSARN encoded by the coding sequence ATGACGGACGTGGACGCGGACGACCTGCGGCACCTGCGGCGGTGCGTGCAGTTGGCCGCCGAGGCGGTGGACGCCGGCGACGAGCCGTTCGGGTCGGTGCTCGTCGGAGCGGACGGCGTGGTGCTCGCGGAGGACCGGAACAGGGTGTCAGGCGGCGACGCCACGCAGCACCCGGAGTTCGCGTTGGCCCGCTGGGCGGCGCGGAATCTCCCAGCGGAGCGGCGCGCCACGGCGACGGTGTACACCTCGGGCGAGCATTGCCCCATGTGCGCGGCCGCGCACGCCTGGGTGGGCCTGGGCCGGATCGTCTTCGCCACGTCCACCGGGCAGCTCGGCGGGTGGCTTGCGGAGCTGGGCGTGCCGGCGCCTCCCGTGGCGCCGCTGCCGATCGCGCAGGTGGCGCCGGGAATCGACACCGTTGGTCCCGTGGAGGAGCTGGCAGGGGAGATCCGGGACCTGCACGCCCGCGCACGCGGGTCGTCCGCCCGGAACTGA
- a CDS encoding FitA-like ribbon-helix-helix domain-containing protein — MSSIIVRGLDDAVKQQLAAQAKEHGRSMEAEVRAILTKAARRPHIGIALLAAAQDVGGVEDLPIPVRDDVARAVDFE; from the coding sequence ATGTCATCCATCATCGTTCGCGGTCTCGACGACGCCGTGAAACAGCAACTCGCCGCGCAGGCGAAGGAGCACGGTCGGTCCATGGAAGCCGAGGTTCGCGCCATCCTTACCAAGGCTGCACGCAGGCCGCACATCGGAATCGCTCTGCTGGCTGCCGCGCAGGATGTCGGTGGAGTCGAAGATCTGCCGATTCCGGTGCGCGATGACGTCGCGCGGGCGGTGGACTTCGAGTGA
- a CDS encoding VOC family protein gives MSLSSSTYISFPGNAAEAFPYYEELFGGELELLTYGSADLDGLPFTPPPEAVAHAKLTAPGIAISGGDAMGSDNPPLRSEVYSFLLEMDSADDGRAFIAKVTATGGEVAMPFEVAPWGDTYGQVVDRFGVKWSVVAPA, from the coding sequence ATGTCGCTCTCCAGCAGCACTTACATCAGCTTTCCCGGCAATGCCGCCGAGGCCTTCCCCTACTACGAAGAGCTCTTCGGCGGCGAACTGGAACTGCTCACCTACGGCAGCGCCGACCTCGACGGGCTGCCGTTCACGCCTCCCCCCGAGGCCGTCGCGCACGCCAAGCTCACTGCCCCTGGCATCGCGATCAGCGGCGGGGACGCCATGGGCTCGGACAACCCCCCGTTGCGTTCGGAGGTGTACTCGTTCCTGCTCGAGATGGACTCCGCCGACGACGGCCGCGCATTCATCGCGAAAGTGACGGCGACGGGCGGGGAGGTCGCGATGCCCTTCGAGGTGGCACCGTGGGGCGACACCTACGGGCAGGTGGTCGACCGGTTCGGCGTGAAGTGGTCGGTGGTGGCGCCGGCATAG
- a CDS encoding PIG-L deacetylase family protein, which produces MTAPHAPLEVFDDADIHRVLCVVAHPDDMEYGGSAAVAEWSSRGVEVAYLLITAGEAGIRDRPPEEVGPLRAEEQRDACAIVGVDDVTILDFPDGLVPADHTVREAIARRIREFRPDAIMGQTWELEPGWGLNHVDHRHTGIATIDAIRDADNPWVFRDQITEGGLDAWSTKWLLVPGPGATHAIPLGEESVAKGIASLEAHRVYLAALPDHMAPGEMITGITTDGGAAAGVERALPVRAFRMG; this is translated from the coding sequence ATGACTGCTCCGCACGCACCACTCGAGGTATTCGACGACGCCGACATCCACCGTGTGCTGTGCGTCGTCGCCCATCCCGACGACATGGAGTACGGAGGCTCGGCAGCGGTGGCCGAGTGGAGCTCCCGCGGCGTGGAGGTGGCCTACCTGCTCATCACCGCCGGCGAGGCCGGCATCCGCGACAGGCCGCCGGAGGAGGTCGGGCCGCTGCGCGCCGAAGAGCAGCGCGACGCCTGCGCCATCGTGGGCGTGGACGATGTGACCATCCTCGACTTCCCCGACGGGCTCGTCCCTGCCGACCACACCGTGCGCGAAGCCATCGCACGACGCATCCGCGAGTTCCGGCCCGACGCCATCATGGGGCAGACCTGGGAGCTGGAACCCGGCTGGGGACTCAACCACGTGGACCACCGCCACACGGGCATCGCCACCATCGACGCGATCCGCGACGCGGACAACCCCTGGGTCTTCCGCGACCAGATCACCGAGGGCGGGCTCGACGCATGGTCGACGAAGTGGCTACTGGTCCCCGGGCCCGGAGCGACGCACGCGATCCCGCTCGGCGAGGAGTCCGTCGCCAAGGGCATCGCGTCGCTGGAGGCGCACAGGGTGTACCTGGCCGCGCTCCCCGACCACATGGCCCCCGGCGAGATGATCACCGGGATCACCACCGACGGCGGTGCCGCGGCCGGTGTCGAGCGGGCGCTGCCGGTACGTGCCTTCCGGATGGGGTGA
- a CDS encoding type II toxin-antitoxin system VapC family toxin, with the protein MIILDTNVISEIFRPLPEPRVVDWLASLEGDVAITSVTLAELLAGVRRLPDGQRRGELTRRINAALAPYRGGRAVLPFDDVAADRYADVLVARESTGAPISTADAQIAAICLTHGATCATRNVQDFQHTGVELVDPWKVDA; encoded by the coding sequence GTGATCATTCTCGACACGAACGTGATCTCGGAGATCTTTCGACCGCTGCCTGAGCCACGCGTGGTGGACTGGCTCGCGTCCCTGGAGGGGGACGTCGCGATTACGTCCGTCACGCTCGCGGAGCTCTTGGCGGGTGTGCGACGGTTACCGGATGGTCAGCGCAGGGGTGAGCTGACCAGGCGCATCAACGCGGCGCTCGCACCGTACCGGGGCGGCCGCGCTGTGCTGCCGTTCGATGACGTGGCGGCCGACCGCTACGCCGACGTGCTCGTGGCTCGAGAGAGCACGGGAGCGCCGATCAGTACCGCCGACGCGCAGATCGCCGCGATCTGCCTGACGCACGGAGCAACCTGCGCTACGCGCAATGTGCAGGACTTCCAGCACACCGGCGTCGAACTGGTGGACCCGTGGAAGGTCGACGCGTGA
- a CDS encoding GNAT family N-acetyltransferase: MARIEGRVVGHVGWARREIAVGTEIVAIAGVGGVLISADARGLRLGGELMGCAEQSMRDRGHLAFGYLGCREQVVPIYASCG, from the coding sequence ATGGCGCGGATCGAAGGTCGCGTCGTCGGCCACGTGGGATGGGCGCGCCGCGAGATCGCTGTCGGTACGGAGATCGTCGCGATCGCGGGAGTAGGCGGTGTCTTGATCTCCGCTGACGCGAGAGGGCTGCGTCTCGGGGGTGAACTCATGGGGTGTGCAGAGCAGTCGATGCGCGATCGCGGCCACCTCGCGTTCGGCTACCTGGGCTGTCGAGAGCAAGTCGTCCCGATCTACGCTTCATGTGGTTAG
- a CDS encoding dihydrofolate reductase family protein produces MGTLSYAATVSIDGYVADSDGDFQWTAPDDAVFAAHLERIAGVSTEVLGRRTYELMGFWDTYPDSADSPAAEREFARLWRDIDKVVVSSTMTPELLTSERARITPTVSLIELQRIVERAEGAVEVFGPTTAAEAIRGGLIDDYHLFVVPRIVGGGLRALPDGVRLDLRLAEHRVFDGGVTYSRYRRGCAGPRPAHRSIMTAKRARGAQRRASSPENR; encoded by the coding sequence ATGGGAACCCTCAGCTACGCGGCGACTGTGTCCATCGACGGCTACGTCGCCGACTCCGACGGCGACTTCCAATGGACCGCCCCGGACGATGCGGTGTTCGCCGCCCATCTCGAGCGTATCGCCGGCGTGTCCACCGAGGTGCTCGGGCGCAGAACGTACGAGTTGATGGGATTCTGGGACACCTATCCGGACTCGGCGGACAGTCCTGCGGCGGAACGGGAGTTCGCCCGGCTGTGGCGGGACATCGACAAGGTCGTGGTGTCGTCGACGATGACGCCGGAACTGCTCACCTCCGAACGGGCCCGCATCACGCCGACGGTGAGCCTGATCGAGCTGCAGCGGATCGTGGAACGGGCAGAAGGCGCGGTCGAGGTCTTCGGGCCCACCACGGCGGCGGAGGCGATCCGTGGGGGGCTCATCGACGACTACCACCTCTTCGTGGTGCCGAGGATCGTCGGCGGCGGCCTTCGGGCTCTGCCTGACGGCGTGCGACTCGACCTGAGGCTCGCCGAACACCGGGTCTTCGACGGCGGCGTCACCTACTCGCGGTACCGGCGCGGCTGCGCCGGCCCGCGGCCCGCGCACCGGTCGATCATGACCGCGAAGCGAGCCCGCGGCGCACAGCGTCGAGCGTCGTCTCCGGAGAATCGTTGA
- a CDS encoding histone deacetylase produces MAQDLIWYVSYGSNMSAARLRCYLEGGRPRGGRVHHVGARDRTPPVRDAPVTLPGRVYFAGESRTWGGGMAFYDHDTPGPTPARAFLVTVGQFVDIAAQEMHRRPQPDDPLEAVVLAGLPGGRHASGPGHYETVIEVGRLDGTPMLTITASQACAAVPHAAPGEPYLATLAQGLRESRGWDRARSDEYFRMRVPQQPR; encoded by the coding sequence ATGGCACAGGATCTGATCTGGTACGTCAGCTACGGCTCGAACATGAGCGCCGCCCGGCTGCGGTGCTACCTCGAGGGCGGCCGACCCCGCGGCGGCCGCGTGCACCACGTGGGCGCACGCGATCGCACCCCACCGGTGCGCGATGCGCCCGTCACACTCCCGGGGCGCGTCTACTTCGCGGGCGAATCGCGCACGTGGGGCGGCGGGATGGCCTTCTACGACCACGACACTCCGGGCCCCACACCGGCCCGGGCCTTCCTGGTCACCGTGGGACAGTTCGTCGACATCGCCGCGCAGGAGATGCACCGGCGGCCGCAGCCCGACGACCCGCTGGAAGCCGTAGTGCTCGCCGGGCTCCCCGGCGGGCGGCACGCCTCCGGACCGGGGCACTACGAGACCGTCATCGAGGTCGGCCGCCTCGACGGCACGCCGATGCTCACCATCACCGCATCGCAGGCCTGTGCCGCCGTACCGCATGCCGCGCCCGGCGAGCCCTACCTGGCGACCCTCGCGCAGGGGCTTCGCGAGTCGCGCGGCTGGGACCGTGCACGCAGCGACGAGTACTTCCGCATGCGCGTCCCGCAGCAGCCACGCTGA
- a CDS encoding type II toxin-antitoxin system RelE family toxin gives MTYTVRIASAARRQIRKLPRDGQERVSAVLVLLADEPRPPASKKLTGRDAWRVRTGNWRVIYEIHDDELLVMVVAAGNWRDVYRG, from the coding sequence GTGACCTATACGGTTCGAATCGCGTCCGCCGCACGTCGTCAGATCCGCAAGCTCCCGCGTGACGGTCAGGAGCGAGTCAGTGCCGTACTTGTCCTGCTGGCTGACGAGCCTCGGCCGCCAGCGTCGAAGAAGCTCACTGGCCGTGACGCCTGGCGCGTTCGTACGGGGAACTGGCGAGTCATCTACGAGATCCACGATGACGAACTCCTCGTCATGGTCGTCGCGGCGGGGAACTGGCGTGACGTCTACCGAGGCTGA
- a CDS encoding class I SAM-dependent methyltransferase: MPDTRSVVHAVRTAYGARAQEYTELLGAMESISLSDVAAINGWARHVDGAILDAGCGPGHWTKHLRDRGADVVGVDMVQEFVELARARFAGVPFSVGRLEALPVETDALTGLLAWYSVIHSPPSIAAEILTEFARCLRPGGSLLLGFFTGLRFEPFDHAVATAYFWPVDAMARLLRSSGFDVVDVQTREDPGVRPHAAITAEFRG; this comes from the coding sequence GTGCCTGATACACGAAGTGTGGTCCACGCGGTGCGCACTGCCTACGGGGCACGCGCCCAGGAGTACACGGAGCTGCTCGGTGCGATGGAGTCGATTTCGCTGAGCGACGTGGCGGCGATCAACGGCTGGGCCCGCCACGTCGACGGCGCGATTCTCGACGCGGGCTGCGGCCCCGGACACTGGACGAAGCATCTGCGTGATCGTGGCGCCGACGTCGTGGGTGTGGACATGGTCCAGGAGTTCGTCGAGCTTGCACGCGCGCGGTTCGCCGGCGTGCCGTTCAGCGTCGGCCGTCTCGAGGCACTGCCGGTGGAAACGGACGCACTGACGGGCCTGCTCGCGTGGTACTCCGTGATCCACAGCCCGCCGAGCATCGCCGCGGAGATTCTCACCGAGTTCGCACGATGCCTCAGGCCCGGGGGTTCCCTCCTACTCGGGTTCTTCACGGGTTTGCGGTTCGAACCGTTCGATCACGCGGTGGCCACCGCCTACTTCTGGCCGGTCGATGCAATGGCACGGCTATTGCGAAGCTCAGGATTCGACGTGGTGGACGTCCAGACTCGGGAGGATCCCGGCGTGCGGCCGCACGCGGCCATCACCGCCGAGTTCCGCGGCTGA
- a CDS encoding MFS transporter: MYTDPLLSERAAAAEAQRARVHKRTLTVVVISQILGGAGLAAGISVGALLAENMLGSDTLSGLPTGLFTLGSALAAFLVGRSTQRFGRRLGLAFGFIAGGIGALGVVIAAMAGNVPLLFVALFVYGAGTATNLQARYAGADLAPPDRRGFGSSMAMVATTVGAVAGPNLIDPLGSLADALGVPTLAGPFILAAAAYVAAGLVLFVFLRPDPYLLARRIAEVGAEDDSDGAAAAGTTPRVGPGAYAGATVMVLTQLVMVAIMTMTPVHMRAHDFDLAAVGLVIGMHIGAMWLPSLVTGTLVDKLGRMPMAIASGVTLLLAGIVAATAPGDSLGLLILALMLLGLGWNLGLVSGTALVVDATVPQNRPRTQGTIDVLIALSGAGGGTMSGIVMSSTGYQGLALGGGVLALALIPVLLVRRAPYVRTISRGTRR, translated from the coding sequence GTGTATACTGATCCGCTCCTCTCCGAGCGCGCCGCTGCAGCCGAGGCCCAGCGCGCGCGAGTGCACAAGCGGACCCTCACCGTCGTCGTCATCAGCCAGATCCTCGGCGGGGCCGGTCTCGCCGCGGGCATCTCGGTGGGCGCGCTGCTGGCGGAGAACATGCTCGGCTCGGACACGCTCTCGGGGCTTCCGACGGGGCTGTTCACTCTCGGGTCCGCACTGGCCGCGTTCCTGGTCGGGCGCTCCACGCAGCGCTTCGGCCGCCGCCTCGGCCTGGCATTCGGATTCATCGCCGGCGGAATCGGCGCGCTGGGTGTCGTGATTGCAGCCATGGCCGGCAATGTGCCGCTGCTGTTCGTCGCACTCTTCGTCTACGGGGCGGGGACCGCGACCAACCTGCAAGCGCGCTACGCGGGCGCGGATCTCGCCCCTCCCGACAGGCGCGGCTTCGGCAGCAGCATGGCGATGGTCGCCACTACCGTCGGCGCCGTGGCGGGGCCGAACCTCATCGACCCGCTCGGCAGCCTCGCCGACGCCCTGGGCGTGCCCACACTCGCGGGTCCGTTCATCCTGGCCGCCGCCGCCTATGTCGCCGCCGGGCTGGTGCTCTTCGTGTTCCTGCGCCCCGACCCGTACCTGCTCGCGCGGCGCATCGCCGAGGTCGGCGCGGAGGACGACAGTGACGGTGCGGCCGCCGCGGGGACGACGCCCCGGGTCGGGCCCGGCGCGTATGCGGGCGCGACGGTCATGGTGCTGACCCAGCTCGTCATGGTCGCGATCATGACGATGACACCCGTGCACATGCGTGCGCACGATTTCGATCTGGCGGCCGTCGGGCTCGTCATCGGCATGCACATCGGGGCGATGTGGCTGCCCTCGCTCGTCACCGGCACCCTCGTCGACAAGCTCGGCCGCATGCCGATGGCCATCGCCTCGGGGGTCACGCTGCTGCTGGCCGGGATCGTCGCGGCCACCGCCCCGGGCGACTCCCTGGGCCTGTTGATCCTCGCACTCATGCTGCTCGGTCTCGGCTGGAACCTCGGCCTGGTCTCCGGGACCGCGCTCGTGGTCGACGCGACTGTTCCGCAGAACCGGCCCAGGACGCAGGGCACCATCGACGTTCTCATCGCACTGTCCGGGGCGGGCGGCGGCACCATGTCCGGGATCGTCATGTCCTCCACCGGCTACCAAGGGCTGGCGCTCGGCGGAGGCGTACTCGCGCTTGCGCTCATCCCCGTCCTGCTGGTGCGCAGGGCGCCCTATGTCCGGACGATCAGCCGCGGAACTCGGCGGTGA
- a CDS encoding thiamine-binding protein, giving the protein MLFAFSVAPTVSDAEDGSVSEAVAAAIGVVRASGIPHRTDSMFTALEGEWDECMAVVKRACEVVGEYGPRVSLVLKADLRPGRTGELDGKVARVERLLE; this is encoded by the coding sequence ATGTTGTTCGCATTCTCCGTGGCCCCCACCGTCAGCGACGCAGAGGACGGCTCGGTGAGCGAGGCGGTGGCCGCCGCGATCGGGGTCGTGCGCGCGTCGGGGATCCCGCACCGCACCGACTCCATGTTCACGGCGCTCGAGGGCGAGTGGGATGAGTGCATGGCCGTGGTGAAGAGGGCGTGCGAGGTGGTCGGGGAGTACGGCCCACGGGTGAGCCTGGTGCTCAAAGCGGACCTGCGCCCCGGCCGCACCGGAGAACTCGACGGCAAGGTGGCCAGGGTCGAGCGGCTGCTGGAGTGA
- a CDS encoding ATP-binding cassette domain-containing protein: MEPDPGADPDPGAGPSGPERVIVLGGDRVRIGRGTDNDVVMHDLTVSHRHAELRPRPGEGSGFCYEIVDLHTDGGTYLNGGPVDRALVRDGDVIGIGYATFVLDGTRLAEFDDAAGVWLEVEGLVVTAADDGHRLLDSVSFPVPERCLVGVIGPSGAGKSTLLSALTGQLDVDEGRVLYDGRDLHRDYAELRHRIGVVPQQDILHVHLPLRRALGFAARLRFSRDTTAAERDQRVDAVIAALGITGREEQRIVTLSGGQRKRVSVALELLTKPSLLLLDEPTSGLDPGMDRSMMMLLAELAHEGRTVIVVTHSVLNLQFCDRLLVLAPGGRVAYYGPPERTLRFLGFDSWPEAFDAFQNDGARDWAGEYRGSEMHAGYVRGPGGRGEGAAVGAPERRLTVRRWIGLVRTLVTRYAAAIASDRTFLAIMAALPIVLGAMARALAGGALDAEHTVNTVLIICVGAVLTGTANSVRELVKERPIYRRERAVGLPRSAYLTSKVLVLGTISVVQALVLTAVALAGVEVDPRGFDGVWGQVHLELLIIAAALAFTAMMGGLVVSALVGREEVTMPLLVLIAIVQVIFCGALLPLYSIPGLAEISWFVPARWALGAMAGTLHLQELLPGKFGDDPLFGSDVGSWVMDVGVLAGLSVTAGGVVYWLLRRQEPAVMRRR, encoded by the coding sequence ATGGAACCTGACCCGGGCGCTGATCCTGACCCGGGAGCAGGGCCGTCCGGTCCCGAGCGCGTCATCGTGCTCGGCGGGGATCGGGTGCGGATCGGCCGCGGCACGGACAACGACGTGGTGATGCACGATCTGACCGTCTCCCACCGGCACGCCGAGTTGCGTCCGCGCCCGGGGGAGGGCTCCGGCTTCTGCTACGAGATCGTCGATCTGCACACCGACGGCGGAACCTACCTCAACGGCGGCCCCGTGGACCGGGCCCTCGTCCGCGACGGCGACGTGATCGGCATCGGGTACGCCACATTCGTCCTCGACGGCACGCGCCTGGCGGAGTTCGACGATGCGGCGGGGGTGTGGCTGGAGGTCGAGGGGCTGGTGGTCACCGCCGCAGACGACGGCCACCGCCTGCTGGACTCCGTGTCCTTCCCCGTCCCCGAACGCTGCCTGGTGGGCGTGATCGGACCGAGCGGTGCGGGCAAGTCGACGCTGCTCAGCGCCCTCACCGGCCAGTTGGACGTGGATGAGGGGCGCGTGCTCTACGACGGCCGCGATCTGCACCGCGACTATGCGGAGCTGCGCCACCGCATCGGCGTTGTGCCGCAACAGGACATCCTGCACGTGCACCTGCCGCTGCGCCGGGCGCTGGGCTTCGCGGCCCGCCTGAGGTTCTCGCGCGACACCACAGCGGCGGAGCGTGACCAACGCGTGGACGCGGTGATCGCCGCGCTCGGCATCACCGGCCGTGAGGAGCAGCGCATCGTCACGCTCTCCGGCGGCCAGCGCAAGCGGGTCAGCGTTGCGCTGGAGCTGCTGACGAAGCCGTCGCTGCTGCTGCTGGACGAGCCGACGTCCGGGCTCGACCCGGGCATGGACCGGTCGATGATGATGCTCCTGGCGGAGCTGGCGCACGAGGGCCGCACGGTCATCGTGGTGACACACAGCGTGCTCAACCTGCAGTTCTGCGACCGGCTGCTGGTGCTGGCGCCGGGCGGCCGGGTGGCGTATTACGGGCCGCCGGAGCGGACGCTGCGATTCCTCGGCTTCGACTCGTGGCCGGAGGCGTTCGACGCGTTCCAGAACGACGGGGCCCGCGACTGGGCGGGGGAGTACCGCGGCTCGGAGATGCACGCCGGCTACGTGAGAGGCCCAGGGGGGCGCGGCGAGGGCGCCGCGGTGGGCGCGCCGGAGCGCCGGCTCACGGTGCGCAGATGGATCGGACTGGTCCGCACACTCGTCACTCGCTATGCGGCGGCGATCGCGTCGGACCGGACGTTCCTCGCGATCATGGCGGCGCTGCCGATTGTGCTCGGCGCGATGGCCAGGGCGTTGGCGGGCGGGGCCCTCGACGCGGAGCACACGGTGAACACGGTCCTCATCATCTGCGTCGGCGCGGTGCTGACGGGCACGGCCAACTCGGTGCGCGAGCTGGTGAAGGAGAGACCGATCTACCGCCGTGAACGCGCGGTGGGGTTGCCGAGGTCCGCGTACCTCACCTCCAAGGTGCTGGTGCTGGGGACGATCAGCGTCGTCCAGGCGCTGGTACTCACCGCGGTCGCCCTGGCCGGGGTCGAGGTCGACCCGCGGGGCTTCGACGGCGTGTGGGGGCAGGTGCATCTGGAACTGCTCATCATCGCGGCGGCATTGGCGTTCACCGCGATGATGGGCGGGCTGGTCGTGTCGGCGCTGGTGGGTCGCGAGGAGGTGACGATGCCGCTGCTGGTGCTCATCGCCATCGTGCAGGTGATCTTCTGCGGTGCACTGCTGCCGTTGTATTCGATCCCCGGGCTGGCGGAGATCTCCTGGTTCGTCCCTGCGCGGTGGGCGCTCGGCGCGATGGCCGGCACGCTGCACCTGCAGGAGCTCCTGCCCGGCAAGTTCGGCGACGACCCGCTCTTCGGCTCCGACGTGGGCTCGTGGGTGATGGACGTGGGCGTCCTCGCGGGGTTGTCGGTGACGGCGGGAGGCGTGGTGTACTGGTTGTTGCGCAGGCAGGAGCCTGCGGTAATGCGGCGCAGATGA
- a CDS encoding putative immunity protein: MASIQTLSDSDRRVLARWALSCAERALPQFDADAAAHAEICDAVDRTRAYSAGESSAGEEIKKRLVAVKAAKAATTPAGAAAARAVGQAAAVAHMGAHALGAAAYAAKAVSLAHPDRPEAVQEEVRWQVANLTDREREALRRLPSLGADSSGPLGEGLLSRGVLGSVIRQIQADIG, encoded by the coding sequence ATGGCGTCGATTCAGACCTTGAGCGATTCGGACCGGCGGGTGCTCGCTCGGTGGGCGCTGTCATGCGCTGAGCGAGCGCTTCCGCAGTTCGATGCTGACGCTGCGGCGCACGCTGAGATCTGCGATGCGGTGGACCGTACCCGTGCCTACAGCGCCGGGGAGAGCAGCGCCGGCGAGGAGATCAAGAAGCGTTTGGTCGCTGTGAAGGCGGCCAAGGCCGCGACGACTCCGGCCGGTGCTGCCGCAGCGCGGGCGGTGGGTCAGGCGGCCGCGGTCGCGCACATGGGGGCCCACGCGCTGGGGGCTGCCGCCTACGCTGCCAAGGCCGTCTCGCTGGCTCACCCGGATCGACCGGAAGCCGTGCAAGAAGAAGTGCGATGGCAGGTCGCGAACCTCACAGATCGTGAGCGTGAGGCGCTGCGTCGGCTCCCGTCTCTCGGGGCTGACTCGTCTGGACCGCTCGGGGAGGGTCTTCTGTCGCGTGGCGTGCTCGGTTCAGTGATCCGACAGATCCAGGCGGATATTGGGTAG
- a CDS encoding type II toxin-antitoxin system Phd/YefM family antitoxin, with the protein MEITATKARDQLGRLIDRAHSEPVYLTRHDRRVGAIVDADTLDRLMEAAEELEDIAAYDAAKAEGGESVTLDELRRELGL; encoded by the coding sequence ATGGAGATCACCGCAACCAAGGCGCGCGACCAGCTCGGTCGGCTCATCGACCGGGCGCACAGCGAGCCCGTCTACCTCACTCGCCACGATCGGCGGGTGGGCGCGATCGTGGATGCCGACACCCTCGATCGGCTGATGGAAGCGGCCGAGGAACTCGAGGACATTGCGGCCTATGACGCGGCGAAGGCCGAAGGTGGGGAGAGCGTCACACTCGATGAGCTCCGTCGCGAGCTCGGCCTGTGA